The following coding sequences are from one Triticum aestivum cultivar Chinese Spring chromosome 5A, IWGSC CS RefSeq v2.1, whole genome shotgun sequence window:
- the LOC123105090 gene encoding disease resistance protein PIK5-NP: MVDVATGAMASLLPKLEKLLEHKLHKAVKEDAEQLLRELTSLHAALGNGSDPRWADDCRELSYHAEDIVDAFLAASEPAACRDGCLGFLASLLGPRHRIANAINDIKSQALNLADMYSSTDKDKLVPAATTTGPSPHLRKEAEEPLVGVERGRDTLIKSLAGGQQMKIVSIVGSGGLGKTALANLVFRQLRPQFDSCAFVSVSSMPDMEGIFDQMLRQLNVEKNHNEEAKDAIRDFLRNKRYLIIVNDLWRKEDWHILSRSLPVNSCGSRVIVTTRVNDIAKTCCSGQDELICEIKHLDHLNSKKLFLQRCFGSEASCPDALAREVGEILEICGGIPSAIISIASLLNSKIAARKPWQDMVYAFCSAWNEMASSLDSAQERISGLEDLIKVFSLSYENLPSTLKTCLLCIATSTTVKYQKFRRGDTVRKWITEGFISEVGWRSSEEVANQCFDDLVGSKVIQPVERPTFYGKGMYEVNSMMLYVLRLISREENLVTFLSDLDISETPAARPVFLSIRHCGSDSSNGTERLDLSHVRSITIIHCDKVFSFKHLGYLRVLNVEDCDGLDDTDVQHICRLILLKHLSLKETPQVTRIPPQIGNLRHLETLEIELTQISVLPPQIGKLQNLETLDVRLTRVKELPKELIQLPKLANLHFGHTGVRLPAGSDRFKSVKVLGTIDSRECSASTLQEIGGMTGLIKAEAMLYGEPADTPKNDNLLSCMGKCTSLRSLIVHGDFITSDDLPSYPNFPLLEELKVAPRFVKIPGWIAHLSRLKKLEIRLFEQGLNDLKILGGLPSLTSLAIQLFGDPRKQVTITSGFTRLEFFAFDCYAPWVKFEQGAMPGLRHIELTHYSGPAGKTPAGIIYLESLQKVTLIYSSHCSSCAGVIETVAVMRKEAASHANRIVLSVNGDDEIFPSISSVDGKITTTENEEC; this comes from the exons ATGGTGGACGTCGCGACGGGGGCCATGGCCTCCCTGCTCCCCAAGCTGGAGAAGCTCCTCGAGCACAAGCTGCACAAGGCCGTCAAGGAAGACGCGGAGCAGCTTCTGAGGGAGCTGACGAGCCTGCACGCCGCCCTAGGCAACGGCTCGGACCCTCGTTGGGCCGACGACTGCAGGGAGCTGTCCTACCACGCCGAGGACATCGTCGACGCCTTCCTGGCGGCCAGCGAGCCCGCCGCCTGCCGGGACGGCTGCCTGGGGTTCCTGGCCAGCCTGCTGGGCCCTCGCCATCGCATCGCCAACGCCATCAACGACATCAAGAGCCAGGCCCTGAATCTGGCCGACATGTACAGTAGCACCGATAAAGATAAGCTCGTTCCAGCCGCCACAACCACCGGACCGTCGCCCCATCTGCGGAAAGAGGCGGAGGAGCCGCTCGTCGGCGTTGAGCGGGGGAGGGATACTCTAATCAAGAGCCTTGCAGGCGGACAACAGATGAAGATAGTCTCCATTGTGGGTTCTGGGGGATTGGGGAAGACGGCTCTTGCTAATCTCGTGTTCCGTCAGCTCAGGCCACAATTCGATTCGTGTGCTTTTGTTTCGGTCTCCTCTATGCCTGATATGGAGGGGATTTTTGACCAGATGCTTCGTCAGCTTAACGTGGAAAAAAATCACAATGAAGAAGCAAAGGATGCAATTAGGGATTTCCTTCGGAACAAAAG GTACCTGATCATAGTGAATGATTTATGGAGGAAAGAAGATTGGCATATCCTATCCCGCAGCTTGCCCGTTAACAGTTGTGGTAGCAGAGTAATTGTTACAACTCGTGTTAATGACATAGCAAAGACATGTTGTTCTGGCCAAGATGAGTTGATATGTGAAATTAAGCATCTTGATCACCTGAACTCCAAAAAATTGTTTCTACAGAGATGCTTTGGCTCTGAGGCCAGTTGCCCTGATGCACTTGCAAGAGAAGTTGGTGAGATCTTGGAAATATGCGGTGGTATTCCTTCAGCAATTATAAGCATTGCTTCGTTGCTCAATAGCAAAATAGCCGCAAGGAAACCATGGCAAGATATGGTGTATGCTTTCTGTTCTGCTTGGAACGAGATGGCAAGCTCTTTAGATTCTGCACAGGAGCGTATTTCTGGTTTGGAGGACTTGATAAAGGTTTTTTCACTCAGCTATGAAAACCTTCCCAGCACTCTGAAGACCTGCTTGCTGTGCATAGCTACAAGTACAACTGTCAAGTACCAAAAGTTTAGAAGAGGTGATACAGTTAGGAAATGGATCACTGAAGGATTTATCTCTGAAGTTGGGTGGCGCAGCAGTGAGGAAGTGGCGAACCAATGCTTTGATGACCTCGTTGGCAGCAAAGTGATTCAGCCTGTGGAACGCCCAACCTTTTATGGGAAGGGGATGTATGAGGTCAACTCCATGATGCTATATGTTCTTAGGCTGATATCACGAGAAGAGAACCTGGTCACCTTTCTGTCCGACTTGGACATTTCAGAGACACCTGCAGCGAGACCTGTCTTTTTGTCTATCCGACATTGTGGCTCAGACAGTTCAAACGGCACAGAAAGGTTGGATCTGTCGCATGTTCGTTCTATAACCATTATTCACTGTGACAAGGtgttttcgtttaagcatttgggGTATCTGCGAGTGTTGAATGTGGAGGACTGTGATGGTTTGGACGATACTGATGTACAACACATATGCAGACTGATCCTACTGAAGCACCTGAGTCTGAAAGAGACACCACAAGTCACTAGGATTCCTCCACAAATCGGGAACCTACGACATCTTGAGACTCTAGAGATCGAGCTGACCCAAATCAGTGTTCTCCCGCCACAGATCGGGAAGCTGCAAAATCTGGAGACACTGGATGTAAGGCTGACACGAGTGAAAGAGCTGCCCAAGGAGCTCATCCAGCTTCCCAAACTAGCAAATCTGCATTTTGGCCATACTGGGGTGAGGCTACCTGCCGGAAGTGATCGCTTCAAATCAGTCAAGGTGCTGGGCACCATTGATTCGAGGGAATGCTCGGCAAGCACCCTGCAGGAGATTGGAGGGATGACTGGATTGATTAAGGCTGAAGCCATGTTGTACGGTGAGCCTGCCGACACGCCAAAAAATGACAATCTACTGTCTTGCATGGGCAAGTGCACTAGTCTGCGGTCCCTAATAGTTCACGGTGATTTCATTACGAGCGACGACCTTCCTTCATATCCCAACTTTCCTCTACTTGAAGAGCTAAAGGTGGCCCCAAGATTTGTTAAAATTCCCGGGTGGATCGCACATCTCAGCCGTCTTAAGAAGCTAGAAATCAGGCTCTTTGAACAAGGACTAAACGATCTCAAGATACTTGGAGGTCTGCCCAGTCTCACTAGCCTTGCAATCCAGCTGTTTGGTGACCCACGGAAACAAGTCACTATAACTTCAGGTTTCACCAGACTGGAGTTTTTCGCCTTCGACTGCTATGCACCATGGGTAAAGTTTGAGCAGGGAGCCATGCCAGGTCTGAGGCACATCGAGCTGACACACTATTCTGGCCCAGCAGGTAAAACTCCAGCAGGTATCATATACCTTGAGAGCCTCCAGAAGGTCACCCTCATCTACTCTTCACACTGTTCAAGTTGTGCTGGTGTCATCGAGACAGTTGCTGTCATGAGGAAGGAAGCTGCCAGCCATGCTAATCGGATTGTGCTTTCTGTTAATGGCGACGATGAGATTTTCCCATCCATCTCAAGTGTTGACGGAAAGATTACTACAACCGAAAACGAAGAGTGTTAG
- the LOC123105091 gene encoding dual specificity protein kinase splA isoform X2 — translation MEADELLRKIRELEQGQAELVREMGRRAPGPSRRPAFPPRHPSSSRRGVAALPDPSPGPRQLRDNRARLSDRHCHWILQSLGQAVHIIAPDGKLLYWNRYAEHMYGYSASEAIGQDAIELIVHPTDFDAAKDIFSPSTTEKSCQSSSKPHFHDNNWPKSGSQNKGSSDSQQPLQSASTSKITTFATKLTSRIRSRIRTGQNCERQCASGCEEQYSEHDVRANLTTSEASTPNEDVRFGVFAAEEKSPRELSKTSTDNPGEGKVGFHKKISSKAEALLAKKGISWPRKGRENDGSSGKSNITSTHLHDKQESDQSHQRVPVLEPIMIPDCQDTEYAQSSKYEFSGSWWTFNNTSSMNSTSTIGSPIERVDYETDCLDYEILWEDLVIGEQVGQGSCGTVYHALWCGSDVAVKLFSKQEYSEEMINAFRQEVSLMKKLRHPSIILFMGAVASQERLCIVTEFLPRGSLFQLLQKNTGKLDPRRKLSMAIDIARGMNYLHNSIPTIVHRDLKSSNLLVDKNWTVKVADFGLSRLKLETFLTTKGGKGTPQWMAPEVLRSEPSNEKSDVYSYGVVLWELVTQKIPWDTLNPMQIIAAVGFMDRRLQIPSNTDPQWASIIESCWDSDPQCRPSFQELLERLQDLQKQYAVQARTRREAAGKGAGKMNAEDC, via the exons ATGGAGGCGGACGAGCTGCTGAGGAAGATACGGGAGCTGGAGCAGGGGCAGGCCGAGCTCGTGCGGGAGATGGGCAGGCGGGCGCCGGGGCCCAGCCGCCGCCCCGCGTTCCCGCCGCGGCACCCCTCCTCGTCGCGGCGCGGAGTCGCCGCGCTCCCGGACCCGTCGCCGGGTCCGCGGCAGCTCCGCGACAACCGCGCCAGGCTCTCCGACAGGCACTGCCACTGGATACTGCAGTCGCTGGGCCAGGCCGTGCACATCATCGCGCCCGACGGCAAGCTCCTCTACTG GAACCGGTATGCCGAGCATATGTATGGCTATTCTGCATCAGAAGCAATTGGCCAGGATGCCATTGAGTTAATTGTTCATCCTACAGACTTTGATGCTGCAAAG GACATATTTAGTCCTTCAACCACAGAGAAATCCTGTCAAAGTTCATCAAAGCCCCATTTTCATGATAACAACTGGCCTAAAAGTGGTTCACAAAACAAAGGTTCTTCTGACTCCCAGCAACCTCTGCAATCTGCTAGCACCTCCAAGATAACAACTTTT GCTACCAAGCTTACAAGTAGAATCCGTTCTCGGATAAGGACAGGCCAGAATTGCGAGAGACAGTGTGCTAGTGGCTGTGAGGAACAGTATTCTGAACATGATGTCAGGGCGAACCTGACAACAAGTGAGGCAAGCACCCCGAATGAGGATGTACGGTTTGGTGTCTTTGCTGCTGAAGAGAAATCCCCTCGGGAGTTGAGCAAAACAAGTACTGATAATCCAGGAGAAGGAAAAGTAGGGTTTCACAAAAAAATTAGTTCAAAGGCCGAGGCATTGCTGGCCAAGAAGGGGATATCCTGGCCTCGGAAAGGGCGTGAAAATGATGGGAGTTCTGGGAAGAGTAACATAACCTCAACACATTTGCATGATAAGCAAGAGAGTGACCAGAGTCATCAGAGAGTTCCAGTTCTAGAGCCTATCATGATTCCAGACTGCCAAGACACTGAATACGCCCAGTCAAGCAAATATGAGTTCTCAGGTTCCTGGTGGACTTTTAACAACACCAGTAGTATGAACAGCACAAGTACTATTGGGAGTCCTATCGAGAGAGTGGATTATGAAACAGACTGCTTAGATTATGAGATTCTGTGGGAAGATCTAGTAATTGGAGAACAAGTAGGTCAAG GTTCTTGTGGAACAGTGTATCATGCTTTGTGGTGTGGCTCG GATGTGGCAGTTAAACTGTTCTCCAAGCAGGAATATTCGGAAGAAATGATAAATGCCTTCAGACAAGAG GTATCATTGATGAAGAAACTACGACATCCCAGTATAATACTTTTCATGGGCGCAGTTGCATCACAGGAACGACTTTGTATTGTTACAGAATTCCTCCCACG AGGGAGTTTGTTTCAGTTGCTTCAAAAGAACACTGGCAAGCTGGATCCAAGACGGAAACTTAGCATGGCCATAGACATC GCAAGGGGCATGAATTATCTTCACAATTCTATCCCCACTATTGTACACCGTGATTTAAAATCATCAAACCTGTTGGTTGATAAGAATTGGACTGTAAAG GTTGCAGACTTTGGTCTTTCGCGCCtcaaacttgaaacatttctgACAACAAAAGGTGGAAAAGGAACA CCGCAGTGGATGGCTCCAGAAGTGTTACGCAGTGAACCTTCAAATGAGAA GTCTGATGTATACAGCTATGGAGTGGTCCTGTGGGAGCTTGTTACTCAGAAGATACCATGGGATACTCTCAATCCAATGCAG ATTATCGCAGCTGTGGGCTTCATGGATCGTAGACTGCAAATTCCGAGCAACACGGACCCTCAGTGGGCATCGATCATCGAGAGCTGCTGGGATAG TGACCCGCAGTGTCGCCCCTCATTCCAAGAGCTCCTGGAGAGGCTCCAGGACCTGCAAAAGCAGTACGCCGTGCAGGCTCGGACGCGGCGTGAAGCGGCTGGGAAAGGTGCTGGGAAGATGAACGCTGAAGATTGCTAG
- the LOC123105091 gene encoding dual specificity protein kinase splA isoform X1: MEADELLRKIRELEQGQAELVREMGRRAPGPSRRPAFPPRHPSSSRRGVAALPDPSPGPRQLRDNRARLSDRHCHWILQSLGQAVHIIAPDGKLLYWNRYAEHMYGYSASEAIGQDAIELIVHPTDFDAAKVVIQNIFMGKCFRGKFPVKNKSGERFFIVVHNTPLYDDDGSLIGLICVSLDVRTLQDIFSPSTTEKSCQSSSKPHFHDNNWPKSGSQNKGSSDSQQPLQSASTSKITTFATKLTSRIRSRIRTGQNCERQCASGCEEQYSEHDVRANLTTSEASTPNEDVRFGVFAAEEKSPRELSKTSTDNPGEGKVGFHKKISSKAEALLAKKGISWPRKGRENDGSSGKSNITSTHLHDKQESDQSHQRVPVLEPIMIPDCQDTEYAQSSKYEFSGSWWTFNNTSSMNSTSTIGSPIERVDYETDCLDYEILWEDLVIGEQVGQGSCGTVYHALWCGSDVAVKLFSKQEYSEEMINAFRQEVSLMKKLRHPSIILFMGAVASQERLCIVTEFLPRGSLFQLLQKNTGKLDPRRKLSMAIDIARGMNYLHNSIPTIVHRDLKSSNLLVDKNWTVKVADFGLSRLKLETFLTTKGGKGTPQWMAPEVLRSEPSNEKSDVYSYGVVLWELVTQKIPWDTLNPMQIIAAVGFMDRRLQIPSNTDPQWASIIESCWDSDPQCRPSFQELLERLQDLQKQYAVQARTRREAAGKGAGKMNAEDC; this comes from the exons ATGGAGGCGGACGAGCTGCTGAGGAAGATACGGGAGCTGGAGCAGGGGCAGGCCGAGCTCGTGCGGGAGATGGGCAGGCGGGCGCCGGGGCCCAGCCGCCGCCCCGCGTTCCCGCCGCGGCACCCCTCCTCGTCGCGGCGCGGAGTCGCCGCGCTCCCGGACCCGTCGCCGGGTCCGCGGCAGCTCCGCGACAACCGCGCCAGGCTCTCCGACAGGCACTGCCACTGGATACTGCAGTCGCTGGGCCAGGCCGTGCACATCATCGCGCCCGACGGCAAGCTCCTCTACTG GAACCGGTATGCCGAGCATATGTATGGCTATTCTGCATCAGAAGCAATTGGCCAGGATGCCATTGAGTTAATTGTTCATCCTACAGACTTTGATGCTGCAAAGGTCGTTATCCAGAATATATTTATGGGCAAGTGTTTTAGAGGAAAGTTTCCTGTTAAAAACAAGTCAGGAGAAAGGTTCTTTATTGTTGTCCATAACACTCCTTTATATGATGACGATGGTAGCTTGATTGGCCTCATATGTGTCTCGCTTGATGTACGGACACTGCAGGACATATTTAGTCCTTCAACCACAGAGAAATCCTGTCAAAGTTCATCAAAGCCCCATTTTCATGATAACAACTGGCCTAAAAGTGGTTCACAAAACAAAGGTTCTTCTGACTCCCAGCAACCTCTGCAATCTGCTAGCACCTCCAAGATAACAACTTTT GCTACCAAGCTTACAAGTAGAATCCGTTCTCGGATAAGGACAGGCCAGAATTGCGAGAGACAGTGTGCTAGTGGCTGTGAGGAACAGTATTCTGAACATGATGTCAGGGCGAACCTGACAACAAGTGAGGCAAGCACCCCGAATGAGGATGTACGGTTTGGTGTCTTTGCTGCTGAAGAGAAATCCCCTCGGGAGTTGAGCAAAACAAGTACTGATAATCCAGGAGAAGGAAAAGTAGGGTTTCACAAAAAAATTAGTTCAAAGGCCGAGGCATTGCTGGCCAAGAAGGGGATATCCTGGCCTCGGAAAGGGCGTGAAAATGATGGGAGTTCTGGGAAGAGTAACATAACCTCAACACATTTGCATGATAAGCAAGAGAGTGACCAGAGTCATCAGAGAGTTCCAGTTCTAGAGCCTATCATGATTCCAGACTGCCAAGACACTGAATACGCCCAGTCAAGCAAATATGAGTTCTCAGGTTCCTGGTGGACTTTTAACAACACCAGTAGTATGAACAGCACAAGTACTATTGGGAGTCCTATCGAGAGAGTGGATTATGAAACAGACTGCTTAGATTATGAGATTCTGTGGGAAGATCTAGTAATTGGAGAACAAGTAGGTCAAG GTTCTTGTGGAACAGTGTATCATGCTTTGTGGTGTGGCTCG GATGTGGCAGTTAAACTGTTCTCCAAGCAGGAATATTCGGAAGAAATGATAAATGCCTTCAGACAAGAG GTATCATTGATGAAGAAACTACGACATCCCAGTATAATACTTTTCATGGGCGCAGTTGCATCACAGGAACGACTTTGTATTGTTACAGAATTCCTCCCACG AGGGAGTTTGTTTCAGTTGCTTCAAAAGAACACTGGCAAGCTGGATCCAAGACGGAAACTTAGCATGGCCATAGACATC GCAAGGGGCATGAATTATCTTCACAATTCTATCCCCACTATTGTACACCGTGATTTAAAATCATCAAACCTGTTGGTTGATAAGAATTGGACTGTAAAG GTTGCAGACTTTGGTCTTTCGCGCCtcaaacttgaaacatttctgACAACAAAAGGTGGAAAAGGAACA CCGCAGTGGATGGCTCCAGAAGTGTTACGCAGTGAACCTTCAAATGAGAA GTCTGATGTATACAGCTATGGAGTGGTCCTGTGGGAGCTTGTTACTCAGAAGATACCATGGGATACTCTCAATCCAATGCAG ATTATCGCAGCTGTGGGCTTCATGGATCGTAGACTGCAAATTCCGAGCAACACGGACCCTCAGTGGGCATCGATCATCGAGAGCTGCTGGGATAG TGACCCGCAGTGTCGCCCCTCATTCCAAGAGCTCCTGGAGAGGCTCCAGGACCTGCAAAAGCAGTACGCCGTGCAGGCTCGGACGCGGCGTGAAGCGGCTGGGAAAGGTGCTGGGAAGATGAACGCTGAAGATTGCTAG
- the LOC123105091 gene encoding tyrosine-protein kinase csk-1 isoform X3, producing the protein MEADELLRKIRELEQGQAELVREMGRRAPGPSRRPAFPPRHPSSSRRGVAALPDPSPGPRQLRDNRARLSDRHCHWILQSLGQAVHIIAPDGKLLYWNRYAEHMYGYSASEAIGQDAIELIVHPTDFDAAKVVIQNIFMGKCFRGKFPVKNKSGERFFIVVHNTPLYDDDGSLIGLICVSLDVRTLQDIFSPSTTEKSCQSSSKPHFHDNNWPKSGSQNKGSSDSQQPLQSASTSKITTFATKLTSRIRSRIRTGQNCERQCASGCEEQYSEHDVRANLTTSEASTPNEDVRFGVFAAEEKSPRELSKTSTDNPGEGKVGFHKKISSKAEALLAKKGISWPRKGRENDGSSGKSNITSTHLHDKQESDQSHQRVPVLEPIMIPDCQDTEYAQSSKYEFSGSWWTFNNTSSMNSTSTIGSPIERVDYETDCLDYEILWEDLVIGEQVGQGSCGTVYHALWCGSDVAVKLFSKQEYSEEMINAFRQEVSLMKKLRHPSIILFMGAVASQERLCIVTEFLPRGSLFQLLQKNTGKLDPRRKLSMAIDIARGMNYLHNSIPTIVHRDLKSSNLLVDKNWTVKVADFGLSRLKLETFLTTKGGKGTPQWMAPEVLRSEPSNEKSDVYSYGVVLWELVTQKIPWDTLNPMQWCCFLQQVEKECQLDLY; encoded by the exons ATGGAGGCGGACGAGCTGCTGAGGAAGATACGGGAGCTGGAGCAGGGGCAGGCCGAGCTCGTGCGGGAGATGGGCAGGCGGGCGCCGGGGCCCAGCCGCCGCCCCGCGTTCCCGCCGCGGCACCCCTCCTCGTCGCGGCGCGGAGTCGCCGCGCTCCCGGACCCGTCGCCGGGTCCGCGGCAGCTCCGCGACAACCGCGCCAGGCTCTCCGACAGGCACTGCCACTGGATACTGCAGTCGCTGGGCCAGGCCGTGCACATCATCGCGCCCGACGGCAAGCTCCTCTACTG GAACCGGTATGCCGAGCATATGTATGGCTATTCTGCATCAGAAGCAATTGGCCAGGATGCCATTGAGTTAATTGTTCATCCTACAGACTTTGATGCTGCAAAGGTCGTTATCCAGAATATATTTATGGGCAAGTGTTTTAGAGGAAAGTTTCCTGTTAAAAACAAGTCAGGAGAAAGGTTCTTTATTGTTGTCCATAACACTCCTTTATATGATGACGATGGTAGCTTGATTGGCCTCATATGTGTCTCGCTTGATGTACGGACACTGCAGGACATATTTAGTCCTTCAACCACAGAGAAATCCTGTCAAAGTTCATCAAAGCCCCATTTTCATGATAACAACTGGCCTAAAAGTGGTTCACAAAACAAAGGTTCTTCTGACTCCCAGCAACCTCTGCAATCTGCTAGCACCTCCAAGATAACAACTTTT GCTACCAAGCTTACAAGTAGAATCCGTTCTCGGATAAGGACAGGCCAGAATTGCGAGAGACAGTGTGCTAGTGGCTGTGAGGAACAGTATTCTGAACATGATGTCAGGGCGAACCTGACAACAAGTGAGGCAAGCACCCCGAATGAGGATGTACGGTTTGGTGTCTTTGCTGCTGAAGAGAAATCCCCTCGGGAGTTGAGCAAAACAAGTACTGATAATCCAGGAGAAGGAAAAGTAGGGTTTCACAAAAAAATTAGTTCAAAGGCCGAGGCATTGCTGGCCAAGAAGGGGATATCCTGGCCTCGGAAAGGGCGTGAAAATGATGGGAGTTCTGGGAAGAGTAACATAACCTCAACACATTTGCATGATAAGCAAGAGAGTGACCAGAGTCATCAGAGAGTTCCAGTTCTAGAGCCTATCATGATTCCAGACTGCCAAGACACTGAATACGCCCAGTCAAGCAAATATGAGTTCTCAGGTTCCTGGTGGACTTTTAACAACACCAGTAGTATGAACAGCACAAGTACTATTGGGAGTCCTATCGAGAGAGTGGATTATGAAACAGACTGCTTAGATTATGAGATTCTGTGGGAAGATCTAGTAATTGGAGAACAAGTAGGTCAAG GTTCTTGTGGAACAGTGTATCATGCTTTGTGGTGTGGCTCG GATGTGGCAGTTAAACTGTTCTCCAAGCAGGAATATTCGGAAGAAATGATAAATGCCTTCAGACAAGAG GTATCATTGATGAAGAAACTACGACATCCCAGTATAATACTTTTCATGGGCGCAGTTGCATCACAGGAACGACTTTGTATTGTTACAGAATTCCTCCCACG AGGGAGTTTGTTTCAGTTGCTTCAAAAGAACACTGGCAAGCTGGATCCAAGACGGAAACTTAGCATGGCCATAGACATC GCAAGGGGCATGAATTATCTTCACAATTCTATCCCCACTATTGTACACCGTGATTTAAAATCATCAAACCTGTTGGTTGATAAGAATTGGACTGTAAAG GTTGCAGACTTTGGTCTTTCGCGCCtcaaacttgaaacatttctgACAACAAAAGGTGGAAAAGGAACA CCGCAGTGGATGGCTCCAGAAGTGTTACGCAGTGAACCTTCAAATGAGAA GTCTGATGTATACAGCTATGGAGTGGTCCTGTGGGAGCTTGTTACTCAGAAGATACCATGGGATACTCTCAATCCAATGCAG TGGTGTTGTTTCCTACAGCAGGTCGAGAAAGAGTGCCAGCTTGATCTGTATTAA